In Actinoplanes lobatus, the DNA window CCATGTCCCGCGGCGACGATCCGGAACAGGCTCTCGAGGCGCTGCGGGCCGGCGCGGCGGGCTTCCTGCCGAAGACCGGCGAGCCCGCCGAACTGACCCAGCCACTGATGGCCGCGCTGGCGGGCTGGGCCCTGTTGCCCGCACCGCTGCTGAACATGCTCGTCGAGCGGAGCCGCCCGGCCGGCACACTGCCGGCCGCCGTCCAGCTCGACGACGAAGACCGGCGGCTGCTCCGGCTGATCGCCACCGGCTCGTCGACCAACGAGATAGCGGGGCTGCTGCACGTCTCCGAGCGCACGGTGAAACGCCTGACCGCGGCGCTGCTGCGGAAACTGCGGGTGTCCAGCCGTACCGAGGCGGCCGCGCTGGCGGGCAGCGCCGGCCTGGTGTGAATCAGCCGGTCGCCCGGGGACGCGCGGTGATCGCCAACAGCGCGCCGGACAGCAGATAGGTGCCGGCGATCATCTTCCGCCGGCCCACCGTGTCGAAGAGCCGCCCGAAGAAGAGCGCCCCCGCCCTTGGTCGAGCTCAGGGCGGATTTACCCAGCCGACTCCCAGCTACCCGCACCCATTCAAGGTCATCTGTTCCCCTCGTCGCGTCGGTACGGCATCGTCCGTTCGGGTGATCAGCCAAAGATGATCTTCTGTCTATGATCCCTGGGCCAGCAGTCCCGCCTCGATGGATCACGAGGTCCTCATGCGTATCTCCCGGGTCGCGATCGCGACCACGGTTCTCGCCGGCGCCACCGCGGTGGGCTTCGGTCTGGCGACCGGCACCGCCCTCGCCGACTCCGACGAGAAACTCCCCATCAACACGTTCGGCGACATCGCGGTCGACGCCGTGCACCAGCGCGTCTTCGTCAGCGACCCCACCTCGGGGAACATCGTCGCGACGAACTACCAGGGTCACGAGGCCACCCAGATGACCGGGTTCGCCGGCGTCAACGGGCTCGCGCTCTCCGCCGACTCGAGCGTTCTCTACGCCGCCGTCAGCGGCGGCCACCGGATCGCCGCGATCGCGACCGACACGCTGACCGAGACGGCCAGCTACCCGGTCGGCGACACCGTGACGATCCGGGACGTGGTCGGCCCGATCAGCGGCAAGCTCTGGTTCTCCACCATCGGCGCCAACGTCGGCACCGGCACCATCGGGTCGGTGGACCTGGCGACCTCGGCGGTCGCGGTGCACGATGCGCGCGCCGACGGGGTCGGGCTCTATTCCACTCCGGAGATCTCCACCGGAGCCGGCGCGCCCGGCCTCATCGTGCTCACCGACACCGACACGACCAGCGGCGACAGCGTGGTCTACGACGTCTCGTCGGGCGCCGCGGACCTCAAGCTGGCGGCCGAGGTGTTCGGCGAGTTCACCTCGGACGTGGCGATCTCCGGCGACGGCGCCGAACTGATCCAGGCCGGCTACAACGGCTCCCACCGGATCGCGATCTCGGACGGGACCAAGACGGCCGCGTACACCAGCCTGAACCACTTCGGCGGGGTCGAGGTCGCGGCGGACGGCCGGGTGGCGCTCTCGCTCCGCGGCGCCTCCGTCTTCGGTACCCAGGACGTCTACGTCTTCCAGCCCGGCGCCACCACGCCCGAGCGCACCTTCAAGCTGCCGTCGGTCGCCGGCAGCTACAACCGGCCCGAGGTGGTGGGCCGCGGTCTCGCCTGGGAGCCGGGCGGATCACGGATCTTCGCGGTCGCCGAGGGCGACGGCACGCAGAACAACTACTGGCTCTACACGCTGAACGACTCCGACCCGGTCGAGCCCGACCCGACGACGGTGTCCCCCTCGCCGTCCACCTCCACCCCCTCGCCCGGCCCCACCGAGACCAACTCGCCGGAACGGCTCCAGCCGACCATCTGGCTGACCGCGCCGGCCACCGCCACCCGGGGCCAGGCGCTGACCATCACCGGCACGATCAACGCGAACTGGCCGCTGCCCGCCGGCAAGGAACTGGCTCTGTGGCGCCACGACGTGGAGACCACGAGCGGCCCCTCGTTCGGCGGGGTCGCGACGACCGACGCCAACGGCGAGTTCCGCTTCACGAACACGCCGCCCGCCGGTGGCGAGGTCACCTACGAGGTCGTGTTCGAGGGCGACGCGGACTATTACCCGGCGACGGCCTCGGCGGTGGTCCAGGTCTCCCGGACGACTCCCGGTCTGACCCTCGACAAGAACAAGACCGTCAACGCGTACGGGGCGACGGTCACCTTCACCGCGACGCTGGGCACCACCTACAAGAACCGGGTGGTCGAGATCTGGGCCGACCCGTACGGCTCCGACCAGGCCAACCGCCTGCTCAAGCGGGCCACGGTGAACAGCGCCGGCAAGGTGGCCGCCAGCTTCAAGCTGACCCGCAACACCACGCTGACCGCCCGGTTCACCGGTGACGCCCGGTACGCCCCGCGGACCGTCACCTCGGTGGCGTACACGAAGGTCGCGGTCAACACGAAGGTCACCAAGCACTTCAAGACCAAGAAGATCGGGTCGGTGTCCTACTACGTCGTCCGTACGACGAAGGACCCGCACTTCGTCACCACGATGACGGCCTACCCGAACCGCTTCCACCGGATCGTCATCCAGCGCTACAAGAACGGCAAGTGGACGGCGTTCGAGAGCGCCACCATCGGGCTGGACGCGTACGGCGTGTCGGAGGCCTGGATCACCGGCTACTACCCGGCCGGTCAGCGGTTCCGGGTGCGCGCCGAGTACGGCAACAGCCCCTACAGCGACAAGATCAACGCCACCACGTACGGGGCTTGGCGGTACTACACGTACGAGAAGTGATCCACTGACGAGTAAAGGGGCCGGTCGTCCTCGACCGGCCCCTTTTCTTGCGCCGTCGGCCACGTCGCGGCGACCCGGTTCCGCCCACATCCGGTGCTTCAAGCGCCCGGTCGGGCGAACCACCAAATGGGGGCGCCGTCCGCCGCGCTAGGCGGAAATGGGGCTTTCGCCGGAAACAGTCGCCCGTTTCGCCCGCTTTGCGCGCTGCTGTTGTGCGATCTTGAACGATTTACCACCCGAGGCGGCGGTAAATCGTTCAAGATCGCTCCGAGTGACGCGTCCTGCTGTCGAGGGATTGCGGATTCGGCCGTGGGCGACCAGGAAGAAGACTCCCGGCGCCTCCATGCATGCGCCGCCATGGTCCCGGTGGGTGACTCCCGACGGGCTCCCCAGGCTGACCGGCGTCAAACCGCCACCACTCACCCGGCGCGACCGGCGTGACGGCCGGGAGCAGCACCCCGGTTGCCTGGCGATCACTACCGCAACCACCCGCCCGGCGCGACCGGCGTGACGGCCGGGAGGAACACCCCGGGTGTCTGGCAAGCACCACCGCAACCACTCACCCCGGCGCGACAGGGCGGCACCTGCGGGGGTATCCGACCGATCTACGCCCGGCGGGCGCGGCACAGGCCGGAGCGGGCAGTAGGCACGCGCCGACCGGACGGAACGGCCCTGATGAGACGGGGACGACGTCGCGCGTACCGGAAAGGGGCCGGAAGCGGAACGAAAGGTGGTACTTCACCTACGCCAACTGATTGATCCAGGTTGACGGCCGTCGGGTGGGCACTCAAGATCATCTTTGTGTCGATCACGACAGCCGATGTCTGCCCGCTGTGTGCGGGCGCGCTCACCACGCTGCCTGAGCAGGAGCCGTGGTGTGGCGCCTGTGAGTGGAACCTGGACGCCTTCCCGCCGGTCGAGGACGCCGGCTGGTACTCGCGGCGGATCATCGAACGGGACCGGCGGGCCGGGTTCCGGGCACACCGGGAGCTCGCCACGTCCGAACCGGATGAGAACGGCGGGCGTACGGCGTACCGAATCCTGTTGTTGATCTCGGGTTTGCTGGTGCTCGGCAACCTGGGCCTCGCCGGATACGGCCTCTACCTGGTGATCTGGGGCGACCCGTTGTTCCCCAAGATGTTCGGGCTGATGCTGGCCGGTCTCGCCTGGGTGTTCCGCCCGAGGATCGGCAGTTTCAAGCGCTTCCTGAGCGAGGACACCTACCTCGTGGAACGCACCGACGCCCCGGTCCTGCACCGGCTGATCGAGCTGGTCGCGGCGGAGATCGGCGCTCCGGTGCCGGACCGTCTGATGATCGACTACGCGGGGAACGCGAGCGTGGCGGTCGTCGGGTTCCGGCGCACCAGCGTGCTGACGCTGGGCCTGCCCCTGCTGGTGGCGCTGCGCCCGCAGGAACTGGTGGCACTGATCGGGCACGAGCTCGGGCACCTCAAGCACGAGGACAGCGCCCGGGCGCTGCTCATTCAGCCCGCCACGACCACGTTCGGCCGGCTCGCCGAGATGGTCCGCCCGCCCGCCGAGGAGGACGTCGTGGGAGCGGGCGATCCCGCCATCGTCGTGTACCGGCTCTGGCAGGCGGTCGGCGGCACGCTCGCGCTGCTCCTCTCGGCGGCGCACATCCGGATCGGGGTGGTCGCCGCCGACGGGAACCGCCGGGTGGAGCTGCGCGCCGACGCGATGGCCGCCCGAGCCGCCGGATCCGAGGCCGCACTGTCGATTCTGGACGCGCTCACGCAGATGGGGATGTTCTTCGAGCACATCCAGCCGTGGGTTCCGAAGGGTGAGGCCGGGCCGGCGTGGCGGCGGCTGATCCACGCGGTCCGGGAACGGGAACAGCCGGACGGTCCGGCCCGGCTGCAACTCACCGCCCGGACCGGGGCCACCCTGCTCGCCAGTCACCCGCCGGCCGGGCGCCGGCACCAGTGGCTGGCGGCGCGGCCGCCACAGCCCGCCCACCTAGTGGTGGACCCGGCCACGGCGGCCCGCCTGGATCGGGAGATCGACCGGTACGCGGAGGCGCTGCACCGCGCGATGATCGACCACCCGATGTTCTGGAACGGGTGAGCCGCTCCACCGTCACTCGCAGTTCAGGAACTCACCGGTGCCGAGGCTGTACTCGTGCCGGCACGAGTCGGCGCCGTCGCCGCCGTCGAGGGTGTAGCGGTTGTACGTCTCGAAGCCGCCGCCGTACAGGGCGTCGTCGCCGGCCTCGCCGTAGACCTTGTCGACGCCGGTCTTGGAGCCGTCGTCGGCGTGCAGTTCGTCGTTGCCGCCGCCGCCGCGGATCACGTCCGCGCCGCTCGAGCCGTTGATGACGTTGGCGCCGCCGTTGCCGGTCAGCACGTCGTCGGCCCATCCGCCGGACAGGTTCTCGACGTCGGATCCGATGCTGTCCTTCTCGCCGCTGGAGCCGTCGTCGCCGCTCTGCCCGTCGAGGTCGGCGACGACCCGGACCAGCCGGTCGCCGTACGAGACGGTGTCCCTACCGGCGCCGCCGGACAGGTGGTCGTTGCCGAAGTCGGCGGTGAGGTTGTCGTTGCCGTCGCCGCCGAACAGCCGGTCGTTGCCGTCGCCGCCGACCAGGTAGTCGTCGTCGCCCAGACCGTGCAGGGTGTCGTTGCCCTCGCCGCCGTCCAGCCAGTTGGCGCTCGCGTTGCCGGCCAGCCAGTCGTTGCCGTTGCCGCCGCGGAGACCTTCGACGTCCGTACCGATGGAGTCGCCCTCGCCGGCCTGGCCGTCGTCGCCGGACTGCCCGTCGGCGTCGGCCGCGACCGCCCGGCTGCGGGCCATGTATTCGACCGCGTCGCTGCCGGGGCCGCCGTGGATGACCTCCCGGGCCGTGCCGTTCCAGCCGCCCTGGTTGAAGCTGTCGGAGCCCTCGTCGCCGTAGAGGACGTCCCGGCCGGTGGCCTCGTCGAACATGTCGTCGCCGGTGCCGCCGCGGACGACGTCGTTGCCGGCGCCCGGGTCGATCCGGTCGTTGCCGGAGTCGCCGTAGATGTAGTCGGTGCTGGGCCCGCCGCGCAGGTCGTCGTCGCCGATGCCGCCGCGGATGACGTTGACGCCGCCGTCCGGGTAGATGTAGTCGTTGCCGCCGTTGCCGTAGATCGTGTCGTTGCCGCTGCCGCCGAACAGGTTCTCGCCGCGCGGCCCGCCGATGATCTTGTTGGAGCCGCTGCCGGCCCGGATCCACAGGCTCAGGTCGCTCTGGTTCACGACGGTGTCGTTCTCGTCGTACGTGTGGATCGCCCCGCCGGTGGGCGCCCCCGACGTGGTGCACCGGACCCGCGTCTTGTCGCCGCTCACCTGCTTGCAGCCGGCGCCGGGTTTGATCGTGACCCGGTCGTCGATGGTGACCGTGTTGCCGGACCGCGTGATCGTCACGTAGTTGACCCGGTTGGCGGCCGCGCTGAACTTGATCTGCGTCCGGTTCAGCACCTGCGCGGTGCCGACGGCGGCGGCCGAGGCCGGACCGGCGATCGTCAGCCCGGCGAGAACGACGGCGGTGATGGTGCCGGCCCGTAGCGTCTTCATGGAGCTCCTGTTCATCGGGCGATGTACCCGCCGTAGCCGACGCCGTTGGGGTCGAGGAACCGGCCGCTGGTCAGCGTGGCGTTGCCGAGGCCCTGGTAGCCGCCGAGGAAGCGGGTGACGGTTCCCGATCCGTAGCCGGGGTGGTCGCCGGCGACCTGCTCGGAGGGGGCGCTCACCAGCGCGTCGACACCGCCGGAGCCGTTGAGGTTGAGCAGCGCGACGCTCGCCCCGAACCGGTCGCCGCGCTCGGCGCCGTCCGGCACTCCCGCCGACGACTGGGTGAGGGTCTGCGACTTGGCGCCGGTCAGGCCCTTGGCGGAACCGCGCAGCAGCACGACGGCGCCCGCGTCGTTGTTCTCCCCGGGCACGCCGACCAGCACGTCGGCACGGCCGTCGAGGGTGACGTCGCCGACCGCGATGCTGTCGCCGAAACGGTCCCCGCCTTCGGCGGCGCCGGCCACGCCGGGGCTGCTCTGGGAGATCGCGATGACGCCCTTGGCGGAGAGCCCGGTGGTACGCCCCGGAACGGTCACGACCATGCCCCCGTAGACGCCGGAGCCCGCCTGCGCCCCGGACACCCCGCAGACGACCTCGCCGTACCCGTCGCCGGTGGTGTCGCCGATCGCCAGGGCGGCGCCGACCTCCCACACCCCGAGTTTGCGAACGGTCGTGGCGATCTTGCCGCCACTGAGCGCGGTGACCTTCTTCAGCGACACACCGGCGGAGGTTCCCCAGAACTGGGTGATGGTCCCGCTGCCGTTGTAGTTGATGTCCGGGCGCTCGCCGGGGGCGCCGACGACCAGTTCCTGGTAGCGGTTCTTGTCGATCCGCCCGATCGCGACGGCGAAGCCGAACTTGTCGTAGGTGCCGGGCGACCCGGGAACCCCGGCGGTGTCCCGGCTGATCCAGCGGGCGCCACCGGCAGTGAGGCCGCTCGAACCGCCCTTGAGCACGACGGCCGCCCCAGCCTCCGCCTTGTTCCCGATCCGCTTGCGCGGGATGCCGATGGCCAGCTCGTCCCGGCCGTCGCCGGTGATGTCACCGGCCGCGAGCGAGAAGCCGAACCAGTCACCCTGCACGGAGGCGCCGGGCACGCCGGCGGTGCTCTGGTTGAAGTGCTGGGCCCGGTTCGGCTGGAGTCCGCCCGGTCCGCCCGGGATGATCCAGACCGCGCCGGCGACGTACCCCATGGTGCGCAGATCGGCCTCGTTGTAGTCGCCGATCGCGAGGTCGTCGTACCGGTCGCCGTTGAAGTTGCCGGCCGCCATCGAGTAGCCGAAGCCGCCGCTGGAGCTGCCCGGGATCGCGGTCTTGAGCACGTCGCGATGGGCTGCCGACGAGTAGGCGACGGCCACGCCGACGTTGCTGAAGACGGCGACGTCGTCACGGTTGTCGCCGTCGAAGTCGGCGCGGCTCGTGCCCTTGCCGGTGTAGGGCTTGACGCTGACCGGCGTGCGTTCCAGCAGCAGGGTGACGCCGTCCCGGACGGTCTCCGTCACGGTGGGGGAGGCGGCTTGGGCGGCGACCGGAGACGTCAGCACGGTGGCGCCGGCGATCGCCGCGACCAGCACGCTGCGCGTGTACCTCATGGGGTGCTCCTCAGGCTAGGAGCAGCAGATTACCTATCCGTGAATTGGCGGGAATCCCCGTTTCCGGTCACTGTTGATCACGAAACAGCGACGATTCGCAGGCGTCGCGACGAACCGGGACCGGATCGGCCCAAAACGGGAAATCCTCAGAGGCTGACCCACCGGCCGGAGGCGGCGGACTCGGCCACCGCGTCGAGGATCCCGGCGGCCGCGATCGCGTCGGCCAGGGTCGCCCCGTGCGGCACCCCCTCGGCGATCGACCGCAGGAACAGCCCCGCCTCGATCACCTTGAGGTCGTCGTACCCCAGCGGGATCCCGGCCCCCGGCTGGAAGTCGCCGTGCGCGCCGTCGCCCGGGCCCACGAAGACGGTCGCGTCGCCGATCCGCAGCTCACCCATCCGCCGGAAGTCCCAGGACAGCACCCCTTCGGTGCCGTGCACGGTGAACCCGTACCGGTTCTGCTCCCCGGCCGCCACCCGGCTGGCCTCCAGCGTGACCCGGGCCCCGGAACGCATCCGCAGCAGCGCGGCGAACCAGTCCTCGTTCTCGACCGGGCCGGGCTCACCCGTACCCCGCTGGTGTCCGGAGGTGGCGCCCGCCGGGCGCGGGCGTTCGGCGATGTGGATCGCCGTGTCGGCGACCAGCGCGGACACCTCACCGAGCAGGTGGCGGACCAGGTCGGCGGCGTGCGAACCCAGGTCGCCGAGCACCCCGCTGCCGCCGCGTGCCCGCTCGAAACGCCAGCTCAGGGCGGCGTCCGGGGCGGCCGCGTAGTCGCTGAAGAACCGGAACCGGGCGTGCGTCACCCGGCCGATCCCACCGGCCCGCAGGATCTCCCGGGCCCGGGCCACGGCCGGCGCGTGCCGGTAGTTGAAGCCGACCGCGACCCGCACGTCCCCGGTGATGGCGCGGGCGTCGGCGGCGCTCAGGCCGACCGGCTTCTCGATCCAGAGGTGCCGCCCGGACGCGGCGAACGCGGCGCCGATCTCCCGGTGCAGGAAGTTCGGCGCGGTCACGCTGACCGCCGCGATCCGCGGGTCGCCGAGCAGCGCACGCCAGTCCGTGGTGGCGGTGGCGAACCCGTACACCCCGGCGGCCTCGGCGGCCCGGCCCGGCACGTCGTCGGCGACCGCGACCAGCTCCGGCCGGGGCAGCTCCGGATAGTGATGGCCGACCCGGGAGTACGCCCGCGTGTGCGCCCGGCCCATCCAGCCGAACCCGATCACCGCGACGCCGATCGATCCCATCCCGGCATCGTAGGCAGGTCACCTGAACGCGGCCTCCCGTACCGGTGGTCTCGTGGGGTTAGGTAGGGGTGTGGGCGAGAAGACCTATGCCGAGACGTTCGACGCCGATGCCGCCGAGTGGCTGCGATCCGGCGGCCCGGCCGGGGAGTTCGTGGAGATCTCCCGGCTCCCCGACGGCGGCGCCGCGATGCGCA includes these proteins:
- a CDS encoding calcium-binding protein, with product MKTLRAGTITAVVLAGLTIAGPASAAAVGTAQVLNRTQIKFSAAANRVNYVTITRSGNTVTIDDRVTIKPGAGCKQVSGDKTRVRCTTSGAPTGGAIHTYDENDTVVNQSDLSLWIRAGSGSNKIIGGPRGENLFGGSGNDTIYGNGGNDYIYPDGGVNVIRGGIGDDDLRGGPSTDYIYGDSGNDRIDPGAGNDVVRGGTGDDMFDEATGRDVLYGDEGSDSFNQGGWNGTAREVIHGGPGSDAVEYMARSRAVAADADGQSGDDGQAGEGDSIGTDVEGLRGGNGNDWLAGNASANWLDGGEGNDTLHGLGDDDYLVGGDGNDRLFGGDGNDNLTADFGNDHLSGGAGRDTVSYGDRLVRVVADLDGQSGDDGSSGEKDSIGSDVENLSGGWADDVLTGNGGANVINGSSGADVIRGGGGNDELHADDGSKTGVDKVYGEAGDDALYGGGFETYNRYTLDGGDGADSCRHEYSLGTGEFLNCE
- a CDS encoding integrin alpha, translating into MRYTRSVLVAAIAGATVLTSPVAAQAASPTVTETVRDGVTLLLERTPVSVKPYTGKGTSRADFDGDNRDDVAVFSNVGVAVAYSSAAHRDVLKTAIPGSSSGGFGYSMAAGNFNGDRYDDLAIGDYNEADLRTMGYVAGAVWIIPGGPGGLQPNRAQHFNQSTAGVPGASVQGDWFGFSLAAGDITGDGRDELAIGIPRKRIGNKAEAGAAVVLKGGSSGLTAGGARWISRDTAGVPGSPGTYDKFGFAVAIGRIDKNRYQELVVGAPGERPDINYNGSGTITQFWGTSAGVSLKKVTALSGGKIATTVRKLGVWEVGAALAIGDTTGDGYGEVVCGVSGAQAGSGVYGGMVVTVPGRTTGLSAKGVIAISQSSPGVAGAAEGGDRFGDSIAVGDVTLDGRADVLVGVPGENNDAGAVVLLRGSAKGLTGAKSQTLTQSSAGVPDGAERGDRFGASVALLNLNGSGGVDALVSAPSEQVAGDHPGYGSGTVTRFLGGYQGLGNATLTSGRFLDPNGVGYGGYIAR
- a CDS encoding Ig-like domain repeat protein, whose translation is MRISRVAIATTVLAGATAVGFGLATGTALADSDEKLPINTFGDIAVDAVHQRVFVSDPTSGNIVATNYQGHEATQMTGFAGVNGLALSADSSVLYAAVSGGHRIAAIATDTLTETASYPVGDTVTIRDVVGPISGKLWFSTIGANVGTGTIGSVDLATSAVAVHDARADGVGLYSTPEISTGAGAPGLIVLTDTDTTSGDSVVYDVSSGAADLKLAAEVFGEFTSDVAISGDGAELIQAGYNGSHRIAISDGTKTAAYTSLNHFGGVEVAADGRVALSLRGASVFGTQDVYVFQPGATTPERTFKLPSVAGSYNRPEVVGRGLAWEPGGSRIFAVAEGDGTQNNYWLYTLNDSDPVEPDPTTVSPSPSTSTPSPGPTETNSPERLQPTIWLTAPATATRGQALTITGTINANWPLPAGKELALWRHDVETTSGPSFGGVATTDANGEFRFTNTPPAGGEVTYEVVFEGDADYYPATASAVVQVSRTTPGLTLDKNKTVNAYGATVTFTATLGTTYKNRVVEIWADPYGSDQANRLLKRATVNSAGKVAASFKLTRNTTLTARFTGDARYAPRTVTSVAYTKVAVNTKVTKHFKTKKIGSVSYYVVRTTKDPHFVTTMTAYPNRFHRIVIQRYKNGKWTAFESATIGLDAYGVSEAWITGYYPAGQRFRVRAEYGNSPYSDKINATTYGAWRYYTYEK
- a CDS encoding DUF397 domain-containing protein, whose product is MGEKTYAETFDADAAEWLRSGGPAGEFVEISRLPDGGAAMRNSTDPATILFFTKGEWDAFTGGVHDGEFDLPES
- a CDS encoding M48 family metallopeptidase yields the protein MSITTADVCPLCAGALTTLPEQEPWCGACEWNLDAFPPVEDAGWYSRRIIERDRRAGFRAHRELATSEPDENGGRTAYRILLLISGLLVLGNLGLAGYGLYLVIWGDPLFPKMFGLMLAGLAWVFRPRIGSFKRFLSEDTYLVERTDAPVLHRLIELVAAEIGAPVPDRLMIDYAGNASVAVVGFRRTSVLTLGLPLLVALRPQELVALIGHELGHLKHEDSARALLIQPATTTFGRLAEMVRPPAEEDVVGAGDPAIVVYRLWQAVGGTLALLLSAAHIRIGVVAADGNRRVELRADAMAARAAGSEAALSILDALTQMGMFFEHIQPWVPKGEAGPAWRRLIHAVREREQPDGPARLQLTARTGATLLASHPPAGRRHQWLAARPPQPAHLVVDPATAARLDREIDRYAEALHRAMIDHPMFWNG
- a CDS encoding response regulator, with product MQNGIRVAVVDDHAAFVRGLELLLPEVSGGRATVVATAGDGAQAAGVVRDAAPDLVLVDLHMPAPGGVQAITAVRAAAPRARVFAMSRGDDPEQALEALRAGAAGFLPKTGEPAELTQPLMAALAGWALLPAPLLNMLVERSRPAGTLPAAVQLDDEDRRLLRLIATGSSTNEIAGLLHVSERTVKRLTAALLRKLRVSSRTEAAALAGSAGLV
- a CDS encoding Gfo/Idh/MocA family protein, coding for MGSIGVAVIGFGWMGRAHTRAYSRVGHHYPELPRPELVAVADDVPGRAAEAAGVYGFATATTDWRALLGDPRIAAVSVTAPNFLHREIGAAFAASGRHLWIEKPVGLSAADARAITGDVRVAVGFNYRHAPAVARAREILRAGGIGRVTHARFRFFSDYAAAPDAALSWRFERARGGSGVLGDLGSHAADLVRHLLGEVSALVADTAIHIAERPRPAGATSGHQRGTGEPGPVENEDWFAALLRMRSGARVTLEASRVAAGEQNRYGFTVHGTEGVLSWDFRRMGELRIGDATVFVGPGDGAHGDFQPGAGIPLGYDDLKVIEAGLFLRSIAEGVPHGATLADAIAAAGILDAVAESAASGRWVSL